In Choristoneura fumiferana chromosome 21, NRCan_CFum_1, whole genome shotgun sequence, a single genomic region encodes these proteins:
- the Dtwd2 gene encoding DTW domain containing 2 → MDEEEVWDDLCNIPADPPVMREICGNCKRPQIVCWCIALPSERLHPRSNIILLQHPAEEKRCLRTAPMLQLGLAENKCLIFKGKKFPQPRHENLEKILNQPNTILLYPSKTAIDINDLVNHNDSYNLVLLDGTWPQAKAIYASSPTLHNIRQVKLITSSVSSYIIRTQPTEGCLSTLETAAEALSQLEKDQKYKELIKPLHKLCQYQLDNGAVTHQSKEFLLKTRTYPKLIGKRLSKLLRSTSDTASLID, encoded by the exons ATGGACGAAGAAGAAGTATGGGATGATCTTTGCAACATACCTGCGGACCCGCCTGTGATGCGTGAAATATGTGGAAATTGCAA GAGACCACAAATAGTGTGTTGGTGCATAGCCCTGCCTTCCGAGAGACTCCATCCTAGAAGTAACATAATACTGCTCCAGCATCCCGCTGAGGAGAAGCGGTGTCTTCGAACAGCCCCCATGCTGCAGCTAGGCCTAGCAGAAAACAAGTGCCTTATCTTTAAAGGAAAGAAGTTCCCTCAACCTAGGCACGAGAATTTAGAAAAAATTCTTAACCAGCCTAACACAATATTACTCTACCCAAGTAAAACTGCCATTGACATTAATGATTTAGTTAATCACAATGACTCATACAATCTTGTCCTATTGGATGGTACTTGGCCACAAGCTAAAGCTATATATGCATCCAGTCCTACTCTACATAATATTAGACAAGTGAAACTTATAACTAGCTCTGTAAGTAGCTATATTATAAGAACCCAACCAACTGAGGGTTGTTTAAGCACATTGGAAACTGCAGCAGAAGCCTTATCTCAGTTGGAAAAGGATCAAAAGTACAAAGAATTAATCAAACCACTGCACAAGCTGTGTCAATATCAGTTAGATAATGGGGCTGTTACTCATCAGTCAAAGGAGTTTCTTTTGAAAACTAGAACATATCCTAAATTGATAGGTAAACGGTTATCAAAGCTTTTAAGATCTACAAGTGACACAGCGTCTCTAATAGATTAA
- the RpS15 gene encoding ribosomal protein S15 gives MAEVDETLKKKRTFRKFTFRGVDLDQLLDMPNEQLMELMHARARRRFARGLKRKPMALVKKLRRAKKEAPPNEKPEIVKTHLRNMIIVPEMVGSIVGIYNGKTFNQVEIKPEMIGHYLGEFSVTYKPVKHGRPGIGATHSSRFIPLK, from the exons ATGGCTGAG GTCGACGAAACTCTTAAGAAGAAGCGTACCTTCAGGAAGTTCACCTTCCGAGGTGTCGACTTGGATCAGCTTCTTGATATGCCCAA TGAGCAACTCATGGAGCTGATGCACGCGCGCGCCCGCCGGCGGTTCGCCCGCGGCCTGAAGCGCAAGCCGATGGCTCTGGTGAAGAAACTGCGCCGCGCCAAGAAGGAGGCGCCGCCCAATGAGAAGCCAGAGATTGTCAAGACCCATCTGCGTAACATGATCATTGTACCCGAAATGGTTGGCTCCATTGTCGGCATTTACAACGGAAAGACTTTCAACCAG GTTGAAATCAAGCCTGAGATGATTGGCCACTACCTGGGCGAGTTCTCCGTTACATACAAGCCTGTTAAGCATGGTAGGCCCGGTATTGGTGCCACCCACAGCTCCAGATTCATCCCACTCAAGTAG